Proteins encoded within one genomic window of Rossellomorea vietnamensis:
- a CDS encoding rhodanese-like domain-containing protein encodes MKELTAKQVEELVTEGNQSLNIIDVREDEEVASGMIPAAKHIPLGSIESRMGELDKTKEYIMVCRSGGRSGQASQFLESQGFNVINMTGGMMSWEGPTK; translated from the coding sequence ATGAAAGAATTAACCGCAAAACAAGTTGAAGAATTAGTAACTGAAGGCAATCAATCTTTAAACATAATAGACGTTCGTGAAGATGAAGAAGTCGCTTCAGGAATGATTCCGGCTGCTAAACATATTCCGTTGGGTTCGATTGAAAGTCGTATGGGTGAGTTAGATAAGACGAAAGAATATATCATGGTATGCCGTTCTGGAGGAAGAAGTGGACAAGCTTCACAATTTCTTGAGAGTCAGGGGTTCAATGTCATTAATATGACCGGTGGAATGATGTCTTGGGAAGGTCCTACGAAATAA
- a CDS encoding PRK06851 family protein yields MTGKIRHYYAGGNTAKGFYSLYDSVLAGLERVYILKGGPGTGKSSLMKTIGKRFEEIGLNVDYLHCASDNQSIDGVLLPEFGVGIVDGTAPHIIEPKAPGVIEEYVNLGVAWDRNELTGHKEEILALNDHIASLFQKAYHTFASSLSAHDDIEDIYIANMDFEKANELTNELISLFFEEDSLPKSSTVKHRFLGAATPDGAVDYIQNLTEDVGKRYFIKGRAGSGKSTMLKKIASAAEEKGFDVEVYHCGFDPNSLDMLIIREIGIAIFDSTAPHEYFPDRESDEIIDMYERCITEGTDEKYAGDIERTTKAYKDKMNEAISYLKEAKKLREQLESIYIGAMDFAKVNMIREEIFQEISEFIKK; encoded by the coding sequence TATCTTAAAGGGTGGTCCTGGAACAGGGAAATCCTCATTGATGAAAACGATTGGAAAACGGTTTGAAGAAATTGGGTTAAACGTAGACTATTTGCATTGTGCTTCCGATAATCAATCCATCGACGGTGTTCTCCTCCCTGAATTCGGTGTGGGGATTGTAGATGGGACAGCTCCTCATATTATTGAACCAAAAGCACCCGGCGTGATCGAAGAGTATGTGAATTTAGGAGTGGCATGGGACCGTAATGAACTGACCGGGCACAAGGAAGAAATCCTTGCCTTAAATGATCACATTGCCTCACTCTTTCAGAAAGCGTATCATACCTTTGCGTCATCCCTGAGTGCCCATGATGACATTGAAGACATCTACATTGCGAACATGGACTTCGAAAAAGCCAATGAATTGACAAACGAGTTGATTTCACTCTTTTTTGAAGAAGACAGCCTTCCTAAATCCTCCACAGTCAAACATCGGTTCTTGGGTGCCGCTACTCCTGATGGGGCAGTTGACTACATTCAGAATTTAACGGAGGATGTCGGGAAGCGCTACTTTATCAAAGGGCGTGCAGGTTCCGGAAAGTCAACGATGTTAAAGAAAATTGCTTCTGCTGCAGAAGAGAAAGGATTTGACGTAGAAGTTTATCATTGCGGTTTTGACCCGAATAGTCTTGATATGTTGATCATCAGAGAAATAGGGATCGCTATATTTGATAGCACCGCACCACATGAATATTTTCCTGATCGGGAATCAGACGAAATCATCGATATGTATGAAAGATGTATTACCGAGGGGACAGATGAAAAATATGCTGGCGATATCGAACGGACGACAAAAGCCTATAAGGATAAAATGAATGAAGCAATCTCATATTTAAAAGAAGCTAAGAAGCTTCGTGAACAACTCGAATCCATTTATATAGGGGCCATGGACTTTGCAAAGGTTAATATGATTAGAGAAGAAATCTTTCAGGAAATAAGTGAGTTTATAAAGAAGTAG
- a CDS encoding DsrE/DsrF/DrsH-like family protein: MSKKVAIIASNGGLFDAYKVFNIATAAAATDQEVAIFFTFEGLNLIHKEGHKQLPMPEGKEHFQEGFAKANVPGIPELVEMAQEMGVSFIGCQMTMDVMGLDKEAFVDGIEVGGAVTFLEFAKDADVTLTF; this comes from the coding sequence ATGAGTAAAAAAGTAGCGATCATCGCAAGTAACGGTGGATTATTTGATGCGTATAAAGTATTTAATATTGCAACTGCGGCGGCAGCCACCGATCAGGAAGTAGCCATTTTCTTTACATTTGAAGGATTAAATCTTATCCATAAAGAAGGTCACAAACAGCTTCCGATGCCCGAAGGAAAAGAACACTTCCAAGAGGGATTTGCCAAGGCCAATGTACCCGGTATTCCCGAGTTAGTGGAAATGGCGCAAGAGATGGGGGTTTCCTTTATTGGTTGCCAAATGACGATGGATGTAATGGGCTTGGATAAAGAAGCATTTGTGGATGGAATCGAAGTGGGTGGAGCAGTCACATTCCTTGAATTCGCAAAGGACGCAGATGTCACATTAACATTCTAA
- a CDS encoding exodeoxyribonuclease III — protein MKLVSWNVNGIRACVKKGFLDYFHSIDADIFCLQETKLQEGQISLDLKGYHQYWNYALRKGYSGTAVFTKKKPLTVSYGFNQDHMEPEGRIITCEYDSFYLVNVYTPNSKRDLSRIKERLGWEDALRDYLADLNLHKPVILCGDLNVAHTEIDLKNDKSNRGNSGFTDEERGKMGLLLKEGFVDSFRYLYPEKDDAFSWWSYMSKVRERNIGWRIDYFIVSEQLSPSIEKAEIHSDIHGSDHCPVYLELE, from the coding sequence ATGAAATTAGTATCATGGAATGTAAACGGAATTAGAGCCTGTGTGAAAAAAGGGTTTTTAGATTATTTTCACAGCATAGATGCAGATATTTTCTGTCTTCAGGAAACCAAGCTTCAAGAAGGGCAAATCTCCTTGGATTTAAAGGGATACCACCAATATTGGAATTATGCATTACGAAAGGGATATTCAGGCACTGCCGTTTTCACTAAAAAGAAACCTCTGACAGTCTCGTATGGTTTCAATCAGGATCATATGGAACCTGAAGGGAGAATCATTACATGTGAATATGATTCTTTTTACTTGGTGAATGTCTATACGCCTAACTCGAAAAGAGATCTTTCGAGGATCAAGGAACGTCTTGGATGGGAGGATGCCTTGAGAGACTATCTCGCGGATTTGAATCTTCATAAACCGGTCATTCTATGCGGGGACTTAAATGTTGCGCATACGGAAATTGACCTGAAAAATGATAAGTCAAACCGTGGAAATTCAGGTTTCACCGATGAAGAAAGGGGGAAAATGGGTCTGTTGCTAAAGGAAGGCTTCGTCGATAGTTTTCGCTATCTATACCCCGAAAAGGATGACGCTTTCAGTTGGTGGTCTTATATGAGTAAAGTACGTGAACGAAATATCGGCTGGAGGATTGATTACTTTATCGTCTCCGAACAATTATCGCCTTCTATAGAAAAAGCTGAAATTCACTCGGATATTCACGGAAGTGATCATTGTCCTGTATACTTGGAGTTAGAGTAG